The genomic segment gtattgttttgattcgattggatatttgattttgagttattctagacttcgattgggttgtataaccattattttgttgacttttccgctgttatctctgattattgttaattaggttaattgcatgcttagtttttgattagtaggtgattctggaacgggtcactacatatatatatatatatatatatatatatatatatatatatatatatatatatatatatatccctaAAAGATTTAAGAttcctgaagcacaaagttcaaaactcaGAGAATATTATTCTGTTAAACtgcaaagatcattatatgggttaaagcgaTCTGGTCGATGTGGTATAATCGGCTAAGTGCACACttaatgaaaaagggatatATGTAAACAATTCAATATGTCCTTgcattttcattaagaaaacaacatccggatatgtaattattgttgtatatatcgatgatttaaacatcattggaacgaataagaaaattcaagaagttgtgtcatacttgaagaaagaatttgaaatgaatgaCCTTGGAAAAACAAAGTATTGTTTGGGTttgcaaattgaacaaaaaaaaatgtggaatatttgttcaccagtcaaattatacagaaaatgtccttaaacgttttaatgtGGATAAATCAAATGCTTTAAGTACTTCAATAGTTGtcagatcattaaacatagaaaaaaatCCATTCTGTCCAtgtgaaaatgatgaagttattcttggtccagaagtaccatatcttaGTGTTATTGGTGTCCTTTTGTATCTTGAAAATTGTACAagacctgatatatcttttgctggAAATTTAatggcaagatttagctcatatccaacaaagagacactggaatggaattaaacatatattccgttttCTAcgatctacgaggaacgacatatttgggacttttgtattcaaaagacaCCAATTAAAgcataattggttatgctggtGCTGGGTATTTATCTGATCCACATAAGGCACGTTCTCAAACcagatatgtatttactcgtggaggcactgcaatttcttgacGTTAACAGAAATAAACACTCGTaataacttcatcaaatcacgccgaaattattgcactacatgaagcaagccgtAAATGTGTATGGCTAAAATCAATTACtgaacatatccaaatctcatgcggattatcattcgacaagaagtatgtgatactatatgaaggtaatgttgcatgtgttattcaaataaaagagGGATACATAAAaaacgacagaactaaacatatccCCCCTAAGTTATTCGCATTCACCCGCACAACCTacgaaatttttgaagaattgTTCGTGTTAACATTATGGGGAGTATATGTGACTGCACTATTTTTCTCTTACTATGTTTTTTATTCCAATGAGTTTTTCTTTGTAaagtttttaacgaggcagtataaaaacacgtaatgaagacaatcattgtaacatgatcatcatcacaaggggaaGTATTGAAAATCAAAAGGTTGAATGTTGAAATTAAGaagttgaatgttgaaaataagaattgtaaatattgaaaattagtgtgatgatgtatgtaatgatgtatttatttttggattatttaaaaaaaattctataaatatgtatctcaatttgtgaagaaaaaataAGTGATTAAGCagagaaatttttttataaagtttgtattttaatatattttgtgagtgagatttttatatttatcgtaaatttttacttttaacataTATAAGATCAaaattgtattatttttttCCAATTATAAGTGGCGACTTTAATACAATTATTGAAAGCGGGATTAATTTTATATCCGCTGTAGTTTGTATTGAAGATTGTCCGACCCAAAATTGCACAACGTTAACTCGATCAAGATCGATTTGTCCAACAATTACGTACACAGCCAAGAAAAAATAATTATCACCTTACAAATGGCAAATGTCGTAACAAGACTATCTAGGTTTTAAAATCATCGTTAAATCTAATGGGTAAAAtttatttcttaaaaaataaaagagtgaatttttaaattatatttaacagCCTTCTTTTAAGACATAGGCTTTCGTAGTATTCCTCGCGGATTTTGAAACTGGGAATGGGATCAACGTGAGTCACGGGAAAGAAATCAAGAATCATATTGAAATTTATGGTAGTAGACAGATCGAAAACGATAGCGGAAACACCTACTTGGTTTTGGggccaaatatatatatatggaaatCCAGTTTCTTTACATCAACTTTGCGTAAAAGTTGAAATAGAAGATTGAATGCTCACGAAATAAAGCCATGACCTCAACATTACTGTCCTGTTTACAAACGATTAACTTGTGAAGAAATAAGTACTGATGTTAAGGTACTTCAACACGACATCATCATGCTTAATCAACCTTAAATTGTCTAGAGCTAGCATAGGCAAATACAAGTTAGAAATTTAATTACACTCACGATTAAGTACCAGAAACACACCAACTAGCAAGCACTAAAAAAGTCCAAAAAATCTTGTCCTACCATTTACAAACacataataattattaaaataattgatTATTCTGAATATCAAATTCATCATGCTTCTGGTTTTCTGTAGTTAGTTCATCACAGTCAAGGCCTTGAGATTTTTTTAGTTTTGCAGTGAGTATCCACATGTTTGCAAGTTCATTCTCCAGGTACGCTTCTTTCTGTTTGGATTCTTCGAGATTCTTCAGCAATTCAGATTCTCTTTCGACCTTTTCGGTCAAGGCAGCTTCATATGATTGCTCTCTTTTGCGGCTGACGGCCAATTCTCTCTTGATATCAGAGGTTAAGACAACACCTTGGGGTTTGACATAACTATCTCTCCGACCATTCCTGCTGGTGGGTATGGCAGTTCGGCGTTGGGTCGGCAACTTTTTTTGGACTTCAAGCTCAGCATTTAATCTTTCGTTTTGATTCATTAGCTTCGTAACCTCTTCTGATAGTGCCTTCAATTCaacagcagcagcagatgcTAATCCCTTTGCATATAAACTCTCATCCGCGAGTTTATTATTCTGCAGCTCTAGTTCATTCTTTGAATCGGTTAACTCCGCCAGTTTCTTCTTTAGTTCTACAATTTCATTTACCTAAGAGGGGCAAAAGCATAAGATCAGCATTGCAGAAACATAGATCAAACATTAGCTGGTACTCAATACAGTAGGCAATCTTCGCTAGTTACTAAATGACGGGGACTATTTCATGGCAGCAGGTGGTCAATCCCCCCTTTCATTTCACATATTCAGCAGAAAAATAGGAAATTTCTCTCAAAACAGAACGTACTAACTCAACAATGAAAGATCAATAACATCCGTCGAAAACCACGAAAGGAGTTATGATGTGATTTGAACCTGAGCTTGTAGAAGCAACATATCATTTGAATCTTTTATCGCTGCATTTTCTTTGCCCATCTGCTGTATGCGAGTAGTTTCAGAAAAGCATTGATCATCTGTCAATGAACTCAAGCCCCCCTGATATAAAGCAGTGGACAACTGTTGTTTTAAGGATACAACTGTTTCTCGCAGTTCTTCACATTCCAAAGTCTGATAACAATGAGTACTCTAATATACTTAACCAAAATGATGAAACAAATTCTTGCAAATACAGATAAAACAAGATGGCACCTTTTGGTTCAGCTCCTCTTGGATTATTCGATTATCGGCAGATTTGACctggaaaagaaaaatgaaacgaTCTAATTAGGAATTTCAACTCATAGTCACTCCGGCCTCATGATCTACATGATGGCAAACCAGGCACTGAGGATAGATTGAGCACAGAGCTTGCAAAAACCCAAGGACACAATCGGCAACGTATTCTAGTTATCACATGGGCCACTAGAGTAAGGAAGCGATATTCAATTCCAAAATTTGTGACAAGCCTTCAGATATGAACTTTATCTTAGTATTCAACATGAATATCAGATATAttgcaaaaataaaaattatggtCAAGATGTACAAGGTACAATACCTCAAGTTCAAAAGACTTCTCATTTAACTGTGCCATTAGTTCACTGACGGACTGCAGTATAAAATAACCATTGCATTAGAAAGAAGCGTTTAAACCAAGTACCAATGGCATTGATGAAGTTGAGAAAGTCTAAAATTACCAGTGATTCTTCTAATTTGTCCTCCTTGCCATGGGGAATGATGGAATCTGATATTTGCTTTTCCAATGAAGCTATTTGATCATTCTTTTTCCCAATTTCTTCCTTCAAATTTCTAATCTCCACCTTAATTAAGAAAGATAAAAAAAGTCCTTTTATGATGTCCAAGAACATCAGAACCTGGACAAATATGGGATTAAGAAATTTTACCTGGATTTGCTCCTTGGGTTTTTTCGCAGCCTCGTCAGATAATCGTTTCAGAGAACTTGTTTGAAGTGCGACTTCACCTGACAAAATTTTATGCTGCTCTCTCAGAAGGTCAATCTGGTCCATAGTCTTTATGCTGGTCTGTTGAACATAAGATAAAGGTGGATGTGATGTGGTTCACACACCAAACCTATGGATCGATAAGGATTATATGGTCTAATAAGGCAGAAGAAATTCAACAAAGATTACATAACTtgatttgattatatatatcatCAAAGCACTCTGCTCAACAGGAAAAACACATGGGAATTTGTGATTTATACCAGTGGAGTCTGTAGTCCCGAATAGCTATCCCCAGGCTCAAACAATTCAAAATGTCTTGAGTAAGATAAATGATTGGCAGAAGGAGTGCTTTCTGTGAGAAAAGAATGTGGTTGTCTTGCTTCTATGTGAATATTTGTGCTATCAGCTTGAGGAGTTGAAGGACTGCTCGTGGATTTAACTCCACTGGACTTCTCACTAGAGCTTGCCAATGTCCCTACGCCACTATCTCGTTTCTACGATTGCAAAAACTTAGCAAGGTTAGTTTATGAAATGTGAACTTTAACCGGGGAACTGAATACGGATAACGAAAATATATGAAACATCTTAGAATgcaaaataaatgaaaattaaatgatgcaccACACACCCGTAACTTCAACCAGTTCAGCAAACCATTCTTCTTTGTCCTTTTCTCTTCTTTCAATGGGTCATCTACAGTTTCAGTATTGCCATCAGAAGAAACATAGAGGTCCATACTTTCATCATCCAAGATGTGGTCTCGTCTTCTATACGGAAGATAAGCAAGCTGCCAAGGAATCCAATAGAAGAAACAGACAATATTAAGTCAAGcattttaaatatcataaaaGGCACATATAGGATTCATTTCACCAATGCACAATCTGCATTGAGGAGATCAAAGAAGGAAATGGAGAAAAAAGATGAAAGAAATGAACTGCTGAAACCTCGTCTTCTCCAAAGGAATGTCTTCTTCTTGGTCCTGAACAGTGAGGAACTCTTGGTGATTGAGAAGCTTTTGTTGAAACAAGAATAAGTTTTGTCAAACGCTGTATTCTCCCCATTAAAGCAGCTTtggcttcttcttcttcttccaatCTTGACTGTAGTCGCACTTGACCGTCTTCAAGCTTCAGAAATAAGACCAACACAAAGCTTTAAATAAACTGAATACATGAAAACCCATTTTTTTCCTATTGGTTGATTCCATTTAAATGGATTATTGAACTTCAAAGAGGAAACAAATTGTTGAAAGACCAACTGAATTGTCAGTAAAATGACAGGACAAATGAGATACCTTCACCCACATTTTCTTGCAGAGATCCAGAGgaaaacaacattaagatgaATAAAGTTTCCCCTTTTTGTTATCAAATTCAGACCCATCGTGGTTatctataaataaatatattctgGAATGTCAAAATAATATAGATAAAGCATTAGATTTTCCATTGTGGTAAAACAtcttagaataaaaaaataaataaaaagttgAAGTTCTTCCTATAGCAAATCAAAGCTTTTCGTTCTAGAAGTTATTCCATGCATGCGTTTAGAATATAATCAATGGCGCTCCCAACAACGAAAGAGAAATAAAAACAGCATGTCCTTTCAACTACTTAAGGCCAACGTCCACAAGTTTATCGAGATGTATAGCTATAAAATTTTGATCTCGCCAATAGTTCAGGTGATAAGAAAATTTTGGATTCTATTAAGATTTTCCATGCATTCAATAAAATACAGCACATATTACCTCGAACTTTGTTTATAATGAAAAAGGCAATAATCAACTGAACGCAAGCATTTCGAGCATTATTTTGGACCACATAACATCCTAGACTTTCATATATCAAAAGGCTAATTTCACACATCTCACGGCAACAAATGAAGTCAAGCATACAGACATTTTGTCAAGCTCCTATGAAAGTAAGGACAACACAGTATGTTCCAGAAAGTAAAGTATAGTTGAAAATCACACACTTCTTTATATGCATAAAATCAGTCTATTCCAAAATGCAAGTTTACAGCCAGATGATGAGAATTGCAGGCATATAGTTTCCGACGCGATCAAAATGAATTGAGACACGTAGGATACCACTTCAGTATCAAGAAAAAAAGGCCTTCAGCATATAATTTCTGCTGTGGCAACAAGGTAGTAATTTCACGACTTCAGCTGCAGTAATATGctgaattaataaaataaaataaatctataGTTATTGTATAACCAAATTAGGATTTTCAAACAAAGTTCTAATCCCTCAGTTGATAAAATAAACTTCAGCTGGAAGATGGTAAACGAGATTGTAGGTTAACTATTGTTGCAAGACTTCTTCACGAAAAGCACAATATGAGAATTCACAGAACTTCAGCATACCCTTCCTAGaaacaaatttaataaaactTAGTTCATGCCTGTTTTCAATACATTTCAAGAATAATAAAAATTCAAGATAACTCGCTGAAACTATGGCTCACCTTCTGCTTTAGGAGAAGAATATCGTCACCTCCACCTTTTTTGGGGGGGACTGTGACTATGCCCTGTTTCAGTTGTTCCAGTTCTTCCTTCAAACACCGAATTTCATTTTGGTACTTTTTGATAAGTGATTTTTCAGTCAATTATCTGCATATGCAAAGGCTTGTTTCaattaaatgattaaaaaagGGATCTGAATATGGATATATTTAAAGATCATACCTTGTTTTGTGCTGCTTGAATTTCAATGTGCTTTGCCCGATGGGCAAACTTCAATGTGTTGTGTGTCTCCTCTGAGTTGCTTGAGGAGGGCGTAACAGTACAAATTAGCTGGTTAAGAAATAGTAAATATGTAAGAACATATTTCTTTTGAAAGCGAAAGTTTCCACCCGACAAATTACAATACATGCTTTCATTAAAACTGAAAAAAAGTGAAACTTGCATTCACTTTCCTAAAGATAGAAAACCAAGATAACCCATCCACTTTTATTGATGAAATACACTCCATGCACAACGCATACACACAAAGTAAATGACTGAACTTACAGATACACGCCCATGACCACTAAGTGAGGACTGAAGAAGCCTCGTCAATTTAGAGTCCCTGTAAGGTATGTGTGAAGACTTCTCATCTGTTAATTTTGAAATAACCTATTGACATCACAGATTGCATGATCATTAGCGAAAAAAAACTGgaaaaaaggaaagaaagaaaagaaaagaaagaaaatgtaAAACAAATTAGGAAGGAAGAAAATTAATGATTTGCCAGTGGACAATAAATTGCCTGGCAAGCAAATAAGAATATCAGGAATCGTTGCTTAGCATAAGGTCATAAGACAAGGTTTGTTTCAGAAAATTAGAAACATCTAGTGCCAGAACAATGGAAGAAAGATAGAAAAAGTGCATCATTATTACAATCTTATGAGTGCATGTACATACTTGTGATTGAACAAACACGTATGCAAGTCCCCCATATTGTTTGCATGTGCAGTTGCATTAATGCGTGTTTATTTTTCGCTAGAAGAAGCATTTGCTTGAGTACAATTACTACAGAGACTATAATCAGAGTAGTTTGGGATCTCACAGTTCCAAGAGTCAGCAAACTCTTATTAATATAGGATCCCTCTTTTCTACGTATGCCTGTTGTTTCAGCCCTTGAGCTCTCAGAACCTGCTAGGTCAATGAGGTTCTGCAGGGATGAATATTAGAAATGAAAGTTCAGAGATATTTGGTTGAATCTGAACAGTCAACTTCATCAATGTATCAAGTAAATATGCTGAAATTGTGAAATGAGATTATGTTAAGAGAAAGAGAGTAGAATCTGTATTAGAGAAAGTATATACCAATTGTGACAAGGTAACAGCTTCACCTTCACTATTTTCTCCACAGGGACTGCCCTCTATGGTCTGTACAGCCaagaaatttaaaatactttCACATGAAACAAGAAAATAAGCCCTAAGAATTGCATTCAACAAGATATTTTGATGCAGAAACAACACATCTAATTACCAGAGTGAAGATTGTATGACTTCTGCTGCTGAGTAAATTGAAGAATGTCGAACCCACATGTCTATGCTCTGTGGTCAGCAttgagaaaaacaaaaaaataaaagcgAGCAAAAGTATATAcgtattaattttattaaacatTTGTTAAGTTCTTAAGATATCACGATTCACAAAAAAGATAGAAGTTGATGATGTCTACATAAGCAGTAATCCAGACTAATGTTAGCAGTCAATACCCTAAAAATATAATAAGGCATGTGAATCATGTAACACGTGATAAATGAATTTGTGACAGTGGACGAACAGCATGCTTGCTCGGGACCAACTCTTCCACTGATACTGTAATTCATACAGCATACTGAACAGTTTTGATATTGATGCACATGTTTACCTTCTCCTGCAGCTATAAGAGATAGAACATGAGCAGGTGATAACACAACTTCTTCCTTGACTCCTTCAATAAAGGTTCCCTGCAACCAATTAAACACAACCTCGTACCAGTGACTACATAAACTGGGGCAGAGCACATGAGAAGTACTTTAAATGAATAAATTGTGCTACCAATATGAACTTCATCTAGTCATTATTTGAGCAGTTTCACTTTTATAATTTGATTTTGTAGCA from the Primulina eburnea isolate SZY01 chromosome 3, ASM2296580v1, whole genome shotgun sequence genome contains:
- the LOC140827097 gene encoding LOW QUALITY PROTEIN: kinesin-like protein KIN-7K, chloroplastic (The sequence of the model RefSeq protein was modified relative to this genomic sequence to represent the inferred CDS: deleted 1 base in 1 codon), translating into MSTMHGPKPKRPSLKTTASVSNNSPSSSTTSSSRQYLEPSADSLSSPASSSARSKQFFYSESAPLDVERSKENVTVTVRFRPLSPREIRNGEEIAWYADGDTIARNENNQSIAYAYDRVFGPTTTTRHVYDVAAQHVVSGAMDGINGTIFAYGITSSGKTHTMHGDQRSPGIIPLAVKDAFSIIQETPSREFLLRVSYLEIYNEVVNDLLNPAGQNLRVREDAQGTFIEGVKEEVVLSPAHVLSLIAAGEEHRHVGSTFFNLLSSRSHTIFTLTIEGSPCGENSEGEAVTLSQLNLIDLAGSESSRAETTGIRRKEGSYINKSLLTLGTVISKLTDEKSSHIPYRDSKLTRLLQSSLSGHGRVSLICTVTPSSSNSEETHNTLKFAHRAKHIEIQAAQNKVLTEKSLIKKYQNEIRCLKEELEQLKQGIVTVPPKKGGGDDILLLKQKLEDGQVRLQSRLEEEEEAKAALMGRIQRLTKLILVSTKASQSPRVPHCSGPRRRHSFGEDELAYLPYRRRDHILDDESMDLYVSSDGNTETVDDPLKEEKRTKKNGLLNWLKLRKRDSGVGTLASSSEKSSGVKSTSSPSTPQADSTNIHIEARQPHSFLTESTPSANHLSYSRHFELFEPGDSYSGLQTPLTSIKTMDQIDLLREQHKILSGEVALQTSSLKRLSDEAAKKPKEQIQVEIRNLKEEIGKKNDQIASLEKQISDSIIPHGKEDKLEESLSVSELMAQLNEKSFELEVKSADNRIIQEELNQKTLECEELRETVVSLKQQLSTALYQGGLSSLTDDQCFSETTRIQQMGKENAAIKDSNDMLLLQAQVNEIVELKKKLAELTDSKNELELQNNKLADESLYAKGLASAAAVELKALSEEVTKLMNQNERLNAELEVQKKLPTQRRTAIPTSRNGRRDSYVKPQGVVLTSDIKRELAVSRKREQSYEAALTEKVERESELLKNLEESKQKEAYLENELANMWILTAKLKKSQGLDCDELTTENQKHDEFDIQNNQLF